One segment of Stomatobaculum sp. F0698 DNA contains the following:
- the lspA gene encoding signal peptidase II — MAELKRNTASKIGMRVLYVAIAALCVCLDQGSKFLALRHLPLGEVRPFLPGFLEFLRIENRGAAFGVLQGQMLFFFAITGVILLLILYVLHRLPAERRYLLLVANLAFLTGGALGNLWDRLTRGSVVDFLSFIPISFPVFNVADIFVTGSAFAFVLLFCFYYKEEEFTFLR, encoded by the coding sequence ATGGCAGAGTTGAAAAGAAATACCGCTTCCAAAATCGGAATGAGAGTGCTCTATGTTGCAATCGCAGCCCTCTGTGTCTGTTTGGATCAGGGGAGTAAGTTTCTCGCATTGCGACATCTGCCGCTCGGAGAGGTGAGGCCTTTTCTCCCGGGCTTTCTCGAGTTTCTTCGCATCGAAAATCGAGGTGCAGCCTTCGGTGTCTTACAGGGACAGATGCTCTTTTTCTTTGCGATTACAGGGGTTATTCTGCTGCTGATACTGTATGTACTCCATCGCCTTCCCGCAGAGCGCAGGTATCTGCTATTGGTTGCGAACCTTGCCTTTCTGACCGGCGGGGCGCTCGGCAATTTATGGGATAGACTCACGCGCGGTTCCGTGGTTGATTTTTTGTCTTTTATCCCGATATCGTTTCCGGTGTTTAATGTCGCGGATATCTTTGTGACGGGATCTGCCTTTGCCTTTGTTCTGCTGTTTTGCTTTTATTATAAGGAAGAAGAATTCACGTTCTTGCGATAA
- a CDS encoding RluA family pseudouridine synthase, giving the protein MEQLIIQEELSGKRLDLVVSLLFPELTRAHAQKLIKEGAVSVNEKPRKPAYAVTAGELLAVELPEPEVLEVLPEDIPLDILYEDSDVILVNKPKGMVVHPAAGHASGTLVNALLYHCRDSLSGINGILRPGIVHRIDKDTTGVIIACKNDRAHQCIAAQLKEHSITRRYLALAQGVIREDEGTVDAPLGRDPENRKKMKSGLPGGKHAVTHFRVLERFSAASYLSCSLETGRTHQILALCA; this is encoded by the coding sequence TTGGAGCAGCTTATCATACAGGAAGAACTGAGCGGAAAACGATTGGATCTGGTTGTCAGCTTGCTCTTTCCCGAGCTCACGCGTGCACATGCACAGAAGCTGATCAAAGAGGGGGCGGTCTCGGTAAACGAGAAGCCTCGAAAACCTGCTTATGCGGTGACCGCCGGTGAGCTACTTGCGGTAGAACTCCCGGAACCTGAGGTGTTGGAAGTTCTGCCGGAGGATATCCCGCTGGATATCTTATATGAAGACAGCGATGTCATTCTGGTGAACAAGCCGAAGGGCATGGTAGTCCATCCGGCCGCGGGCCATGCGAGCGGAACTCTGGTCAATGCGCTGTTATATCACTGCAGGGACAGCCTGTCCGGCATAAACGGCATTCTGCGTCCCGGCATTGTACACCGCATTGATAAGGACACGACCGGCGTCATCATTGCGTGCAAGAACGACAGGGCGCATCAGTGCATTGCGGCACAGCTGAAAGAGCACAGCATCACCCGACGGTATTTGGCGCTTGCCCAAGGTGTCATTCGAGAAGATGAGGGCACGGTGGATGCGCCCCTGGGGCGCGATCCGGAAAATCGAAAGAAGATGAAAAGCGGATTACCGGGCGGAAAGCATGCCGTCACGCACTTTCGGGTGCTGGAGCGTTTTTCCGCCGCGAGCTATCTAAGCTGCAGCTTGGAGACCGGAAGGACGCACCAGATACTTGCGCTGTGCGCATGA
- a CDS encoding NAD(P)H-dependent flavin oxidoreductase, with protein sequence MSEELHLSVHQRELEVPLIQGGMGVGVSLERLAGSVAACGAMGCISTADCGYREPDFYKNPEEANLRALRKEISDARDISGGKGLLAINAMVATQQFADAVKTAVSAGIDAVISGAGLPLQLPELVPEGSALIAPIVSGGRAAKLILQSWMNKYHRFPDFIVLEGSKAGGHLGFKEEDLLSGETPSLASLLKDVLENIRPFVDAAKRNIPVFCAGGVWDQNDIQSLTEQGAAGVQMATRFIATEECDASQAYKDVLLGANREDVSIIHSPVGMPGRAVHTPLLKRLVDAGRIPPSHCSRCIKKCNPAQVPFCITNALIEAVKGNLEAGLFFTGENVGKMKQMTTVPALIKELGY encoded by the coding sequence ATGTCGGAAGAATTACACTTATCGGTTCATCAAAGGGAATTGGAAGTTCCGTTGATTCAGGGAGGCATGGGAGTCGGTGTATCTCTGGAACGACTTGCGGGCAGTGTTGCCGCTTGCGGGGCTATGGGCTGCATCAGTACGGCGGATTGCGGTTACCGCGAACCTGACTTTTACAAGAATCCGGAGGAGGCCAATCTGCGCGCATTGCGGAAGGAAATCTCCGACGCACGCGATATTTCGGGAGGCAAGGGTCTGCTTGCAATCAATGCCATGGTCGCTACCCAGCAGTTTGCGGATGCCGTCAAAACCGCTGTTTCTGCCGGGATCGATGCAGTTATTTCCGGAGCGGGTTTGCCCCTGCAACTGCCGGAATTGGTACCCGAGGGAAGTGCACTCATTGCGCCCATCGTTTCCGGCGGACGTGCCGCTAAGTTGATCTTACAGTCTTGGATGAACAAATATCATCGCTTTCCGGACTTCATTGTATTGGAAGGTTCTAAAGCCGGTGGTCATCTCGGATTTAAGGAGGAGGATTTGCTCTCGGGTGAAACGCCCTCTCTCGCAAGCCTGCTGAAGGATGTACTGGAGAATATCCGTCCGTTTGTGGATGCCGCCAAGAGAAACATTCCAGTATTCTGTGCCGGCGGCGTATGGGATCAGAACGACATTCAAAGCCTTACCGAACAGGGCGCGGCCGGGGTACAGATGGCAACTCGTTTTATCGCGACCGAGGAATGCGATGCCTCGCAGGCCTATAAGGACGTGCTGCTCGGCGCAAATCGCGAAGATGTCTCTATCATTCACAGTCCGGTCGGTATGCCCGGAAGAGCCGTGCACACGCCTTTGCTGAAGCGACTTGTGGATGCCGGGCGCATTCCGCCGAGTCATTGCTCGCGCTGTATAAAGAAGTGCAATCCCGCGCAGGTTCCGTTCTGTATTACAAATGCGCTGATTGAAGCCGTCAAGGGAAATCTGGAAGCAGGTCTTTTCTTTACGGGCGAGAATGTGGGGAAGATGAAGCAGATGACCACAGTCCCGGCTTTGATCAAAGAACTTGGATATTGA
- a CDS encoding tyrosine-type recombinase/integrase: protein MAKNLTQTNNYFAELDRANILHLRELLADLPDYCRTYLRGIEPRTQSRTRIAYAYDLRVFFQYLMRENPIAARYGSAKEIPLSLLEKLHSTDLEEYMEYLKYRPTEQGDGMLNQVTGIKRKLSSLRSFYKYLYQKEMIESNPADRVLLPKLHEKEIIRLDVDEIADLLDQIESGEKLSERQQRYHEKTKVRDLALITLLLGTGIRVSECVGLNLSDVDFKNDGVRVHRKGGKEQIVYFGDEVEEALLNYMEERMALQTEDFEEQALFLSLQQKRLSVRSIEKLVKKYALIAAPLKHITPHKLRSTYGTTLYRETGDIYLVADVLGHSDVNTTKKHYAAIQEDHRRSARNKVRLRENETYGQAQE from the coding sequence ATGGCGAAAAATTTAACACAAACCAACAACTATTTTGCGGAACTGGACCGTGCGAACATCTTACATCTACGCGAATTGCTCGCGGATCTCCCCGACTACTGCAGAACCTATCTCCGCGGCATTGAACCAAGAACACAATCCAGAACGCGAATTGCTTATGCCTATGATTTGCGCGTATTCTTTCAATATCTGATGCGGGAAAATCCGATTGCGGCGCGTTACGGCAGTGCCAAGGAAATTCCGCTCTCTCTCCTGGAAAAACTGCATTCTACCGATTTGGAGGAATACATGGAGTATTTGAAATATCGTCCCACCGAGCAAGGGGACGGTATGTTGAACCAAGTGACCGGGATCAAGCGAAAACTCTCCTCTCTGCGCAGCTTCTACAAGTATCTCTACCAAAAAGAAATGATTGAGAGCAACCCGGCGGATCGAGTGCTTCTCCCCAAATTACATGAGAAGGAAATTATCCGCCTCGATGTCGATGAAATTGCGGATCTGCTCGACCAAATTGAATCCGGAGAAAAACTCAGCGAACGTCAACAGCGCTACCATGAGAAAACCAAAGTTCGGGACCTGGCACTCATTACCCTCTTACTCGGAACCGGTATTCGTGTCTCGGAGTGTGTCGGCCTGAATCTCTCGGATGTCGATTTTAAGAATGACGGCGTGCGCGTTCACCGTAAAGGCGGCAAAGAACAAATCGTCTACTTTGGGGATGAAGTAGAGGAAGCCCTGCTCAACTATATGGAGGAACGCATGGCGCTGCAAACCGAGGACTTTGAGGAACAGGCACTCTTTCTGTCGCTCCAACAAAAACGTCTTTCGGTTCGAAGTATTGAAAAGCTGGTCAAGAAATACGCGCTTATCGCAGCTCCTCTGAAGCATATCACCCCGCATAAGTTACGGAGTACCTACGGCACAACGCTGTATCGGGAAACCGGTGATATCTATCTGGTCGCGGATGTATTGGGGCACAGCGATGTCAACACGACCAAAAAGCATTATGCGGCCATTCAGGAAGATCACAGGCGCAGCGCCCGCAACAAGGTAAGATTGCGCGAAAACGAAACATACGGACAGGCACAGGAGTAA
- a CDS encoding LysM peptidoglycan-binding domain-containing protein, whose product MRRITYGNQKQQFEQRRTYGRIVRKQKNKTPGLRGLLLLILFFLAFFAGRASVARAGEIASHSEAYRYRSVKIRMGDTLSDFATRYNKGLYRSDELYLEELCRVNGIDETTRLYPGCFLTVLEPVEEKLKSE is encoded by the coding sequence ATGCGCCGGATCACTTACGGGAATCAGAAGCAGCAGTTTGAACAAAGACGGACTTACGGACGTATCGTCCGGAAGCAGAAGAACAAGACGCCGGGATTGCGCGGTCTTTTGCTCCTGATACTCTTTTTCCTTGCCTTTTTCGCGGGACGTGCATCGGTAGCGCGCGCCGGTGAAATTGCAAGCCACAGCGAAGCTTACCGCTATCGTTCCGTTAAAATCAGGATGGGAGATACACTTTCCGATTTCGCGACTCGCTATAATAAGGGGCTGTATCGCTCGGATGAGCTTTACTTGGAAGAGCTCTGCCGTGTCAACGGTATCGATGAGACGACACGCCTTTATCCCGGTTGCTTCCTGACTGTTTTGGAGCCTGTGGAAGAGAAACTTAAAAGTGAGTAA
- the lexA gene encoding transcriptional repressor LexA — MSRDSISEKQREILAYIKECILKKGYPPSVREICTAVKLRSTSSVHAHLGALEEAGYIRRDPAKPRTIEIVDEEFNLSRREVVNVPILGRVAAGVPIFAEQNISDYFPIPAENLPNQETFMLQVQGNSMIKIGILDGDLVIVARQSTARNGEIVVALVEDGATVKRFYKENGHYRLQPENDALDPIIVKDVTVLGKVIALYRSL, encoded by the coding sequence ATGAGCCGTGATAGCATATCGGAAAAACAGAGGGAAATTCTTGCGTATATCAAGGAGTGTATCTTGAAAAAAGGCTATCCGCCGTCCGTACGGGAAATCTGCACGGCGGTTAAGCTCCGTTCTACCTCCTCGGTTCATGCGCATCTCGGCGCATTGGAGGAAGCCGGCTATATTCGCCGTGACCCGGCAAAGCCCCGCACCATTGAGATTGTCGATGAGGAGTTCAATCTCTCCCGCCGTGAAGTGGTCAATGTACCGATTTTGGGGCGCGTGGCCGCCGGTGTTCCGATCTTTGCTGAGCAGAACATCAGTGATTACTTCCCCATTCCCGCCGAGAACCTGCCGAACCAGGAGACCTTCATGCTGCAGGTGCAGGGCAATTCCATGATCAAAATCGGAATTCTGGACGGGGATTTGGTTATTGTTGCGCGGCAGTCCACGGCGCGAAACGGTGAGATTGTGGTTGCGCTTGTTGAGGACGGCGCGACCGTAAAGCGCTTTTACAAGGAGAACGGGCACTATCGCCTTCAGCCGGAGAACGATGCGCTGGATCCGATTATCGTGAAAGATGTCACAGTGCTCGGTAAGGTAATCGCACTGTACCGCAGTCTTTAA
- a CDS encoding NCS2 family permease, with product MEQFFRLKENHSNARTELIAGITTFMTMAYILAVNPNLLGKTGMDGGAVFTATALASAIGCFAMALLANLPFALSAGMGLNAYFTYSVCMGMGYSWEVALAAVCVEGLIFILLSLTNVREAIFNAIPGELKLAVSVGIGLFITFIGLQNAHVVVDGATLVTLFSFKEAITTGTFASEGITVLLALIGTLITSLLVIKNVKGNILLGILITWGLGILCQLTGLYVPNPEAGFYSLIPASLIAMPASLAPTFMKMDFSNMLSVNFLVVVFSFLFVDIFDTLGTLIGCASKADMLDKDGKLPQIKGALLADAIGTTVGAVLGTSTITTFVESSSGIAEGARTGLSSIVVGGLFLLSLFFSPVFLAIPSFATAPALIVVGFFMMQQVAKIDWNNMLTAIPAFICIFAMPFAYSISEGIAFGIISYTVLHLAGGKAKKVTPLMYVLTVIFILKYIFL from the coding sequence ATGGAACAGTTTTTTCGTTTGAAAGAAAATCACAGCAATGCGCGCACGGAACTGATTGCCGGCATTACGACCTTTATGACCATGGCATACATCCTCGCCGTCAACCCGAACCTGCTCGGTAAAACCGGCATGGACGGCGGCGCTGTCTTTACGGCGACGGCCCTTGCCTCTGCCATCGGTTGCTTTGCGATGGCCTTGCTTGCAAACCTTCCGTTTGCGCTTTCGGCCGGCATGGGACTGAATGCTTACTTCACCTATTCGGTCTGCATGGGCATGGGCTACAGCTGGGAAGTTGCCCTGGCGGCGGTCTGTGTCGAGGGCCTAATCTTCATTCTGCTCTCGCTGACCAATGTACGTGAGGCCATTTTTAACGCGATTCCGGGGGAGTTAAAACTCGCGGTATCGGTCGGCATCGGTCTTTTTATTACTTTCATCGGTCTTCAGAACGCACATGTCGTTGTCGACGGCGCTACCTTGGTCACGCTGTTCTCCTTTAAGGAAGCAATTACCACGGGCACATTTGCTTCCGAGGGCATTACGGTCTTGCTTGCACTGATCGGAACACTGATCACCTCTCTGCTTGTCATCAAGAATGTGAAGGGCAACATCCTTCTCGGCATTCTGATCACCTGGGGCCTCGGCATACTCTGCCAGCTGACCGGCCTCTATGTGCCGAACCCGGAGGCCGGCTTCTACAGCTTAATTCCGGCTTCTCTGATTGCGATGCCGGCATCCCTGGCGCCGACCTTTATGAAGATGGACTTTAGCAATATGCTCTCCGTCAACTTCCTGGTCGTGGTTTTCTCCTTCCTCTTTGTCGATATCTTTGATACGCTCGGCACCTTGATTGGCTGCGCATCCAAGGCGGATATGCTCGACAAGGACGGCAAGCTTCCGCAGATTAAGGGCGCACTTCTCGCGGATGCCATCGGCACCACGGTCGGCGCGGTACTCGGTACTTCGACCATCACAACCTTTGTGGAGTCCTCCTCCGGCATTGCCGAGGGGGCACGCACCGGCCTGAGCTCGATCGTGGTCGGCGGCCTGTTCCTGCTCAGCCTTTTCTTCTCACCGGTCTTCCTTGCGATTCCTTCGTTTGCGACCGCACCGGCTCTGATTGTGGTTGGCTTCTTCATGATGCAGCAGGTCGCAAAGATTGACTGGAATAATATGCTGACCGCAATTCCGGCTTTTATCTGCATTTTTGCGATGCCCTTCGCTTACTCGATTTCCGAAGGTATTGCGTTCGGCATTATCAGCTACACGGTGCTTCACCTTGCCGGCGGTAAGGCCAAGAAAGTCACACCGCTCATGTATGTGCTGACCGTAATCTTTATTCTCAAGTATATTTTCCTGTGA
- the rsfS gene encoding ribosome silencing factor has product MTTNELLACAVTAMEDKKGTEISVIDISKVSVVADYFMLVSGTNQKQTQAIADEIEEKLAKHEVFPRQKEGYNSGTWILLDYQDVVIHIFNGEDRRFYNLERIWADGVNVDPKSFTAEEK; this is encoded by the coding sequence ATGACGACAAATGAGCTGCTTGCATGCGCTGTCACCGCAATGGAAGACAAAAAAGGTACGGAGATTTCCGTGATTGACATCTCCAAGGTCTCGGTGGTTGCCGATTACTTTATGCTGGTCAGCGGAACCAATCAGAAGCAGACCCAGGCCATCGCGGACGAAATTGAAGAGAAGCTCGCGAAGCATGAGGTCTTTCCGCGCCAGAAGGAAGGCTACAACAGCGGAACCTGGATACTTCTCGACTATCAGGATGTGGTCATTCACATCTTCAACGGGGAGGACAGACGCTTCTACAACCTGGAGCGCATTTGGGCGGATGGTGTCAACGTCGATCCGAAGAGCTTCACGGCAGAAGAGAAGTGA
- the yqeK gene encoding bis(5'-nucleosyl)-tetraphosphatase (symmetrical) YqeK: MNRKDTAELRKKLEKNLSAERYQHTLGVAYTAAALAMRHQASVEDAELAGLLHDCAKEYGKKELLALGEKAGHVWSEEDMASPQLWHAIVGPYVAEQKYGVHAPQVLSAIRWHTTGKRELSLLEKIVFTADYIEPNRDKADHLAEIRYLAFEDLDFCVYRITEDTLRYLAARNVSADRKTVECYQWLKEVKHYDDK, encoded by the coding sequence ATGAACCGAAAAGATACGGCGGAACTGCGCAAAAAGCTTGAAAAGAATCTGAGCGCCGAGCGCTATCAGCATACACTGGGCGTTGCGTACACAGCCGCAGCCCTTGCGATGCGCCATCAAGCTTCGGTCGAAGATGCGGAACTCGCCGGGCTTTTGCATGACTGCGCCAAGGAATACGGGAAGAAGGAGTTGCTTGCCCTCGGCGAGAAGGCCGGCCATGTTTGGAGCGAAGAGGATATGGCTTCTCCGCAGCTCTGGCATGCAATTGTGGGGCCTTATGTCGCGGAACAGAAATACGGCGTGCATGCGCCGCAGGTACTCTCTGCCATACGCTGGCATACCACCGGCAAACGGGAACTCTCTCTGCTGGAAAAAATTGTATTTACGGCCGACTACATCGAACCGAATCGCGACAAGGCCGATCATCTCGCTGAAATTCGGTACCTGGCTTTTGAGGATTTGGATTTTTGTGTCTATCGCATCACAGAAGATACTTTGCGCTATCTCGCGGCGCGCAATGTCAGCGCGGACCGCAAGACAGTAGAATGCTATCAATGGCTGAAGGAGGTCAAACACTATGACGACAAATGA
- the nadD gene encoding nicotinate (nicotinamide) nucleotide adenylyltransferase: MRQIAILGGTFDPIHNGHLKLAEEACAHFPLDACWFMPAAAPPHKQGRKLASYAQRFHMAELATAAYAKFEVSDFEAKRSGLSYTSDTLALLRSEYPDSEFSLILGADSFFEFGNWHAPADICRDARLLVAAREYAREHSSLSEHARHLEERFGARVALIPAPLLDISSMHIRELLAAGKKSAAQYLPAAVYRYIQAEGLYGPEKEGKL, encoded by the coding sequence ATGCGACAGATTGCAATTTTGGGCGGAACCTTCGATCCGATTCACAATGGCCATCTGAAACTGGCGGAAGAGGCCTGTGCCCACTTTCCGCTGGATGCCTGCTGGTTTATGCCTGCAGCTGCGCCGCCGCACAAGCAGGGGCGGAAACTCGCAAGCTATGCGCAGCGCTTTCATATGGCTGAACTCGCAACCGCAGCCTATGCGAAATTTGAGGTCTCTGATTTCGAAGCAAAGCGCAGCGGTCTTTCCTATACGAGCGATACCTTGGCTCTGCTGCGCAGCGAATATCCGGACAGCGAATTTTCTCTGATACTCGGGGCCGATTCCTTTTTTGAGTTCGGGAACTGGCACGCGCCGGCCGACATCTGTCGCGATGCCCGTCTTCTGGTTGCCGCGCGGGAGTATGCCCGCGAACACAGTAGCCTGAGTGAGCACGCACGTCACTTGGAAGAACGTTTCGGCGCGCGCGTCGCTCTGATTCCTGCCCCCCTCTTGGATATTTCCTCGATGCACATCCGGGAACTTCTCGCCGCCGGCAAAAAGTCCGCGGCACAATATCTACCCGCCGCCGTGTATCGCTACATTCAGGCAGAGGGGCTCTACGGTCCGGAGAAAGAAGGCAAGTTATGA
- the yhbY gene encoding ribosome assembly RNA-binding protein YhbY — protein MNSKQRSFLKGIAMTTEPIFQIGKSALTPELTTAVGEALEKRELVKISVLQNCLDDPKDMAARLADRTQSEVVQVIGKKIVLYRQAKEEKHRKIVLPRG, from the coding sequence TTGAACAGCAAACAGCGTTCGTTTTTGAAGGGAATTGCGATGACGACGGAGCCGATTTTCCAGATCGGAAAATCCGCCCTCACGCCCGAACTTACGACTGCGGTCGGAGAGGCACTGGAAAAGCGCGAGCTTGTCAAGATTTCGGTGTTGCAAAACTGCCTCGACGACCCGAAAGATATGGCAGCGCGGCTCGCAGACCGAACCCAGAGTGAGGTGGTGCAGGTAATCGGCAAGAAGATTGTCCTGTATCGCCAAGCGAAAGAAGAGAAGCACCGCAAGATTGTGCTGCCGCGCGGCTAA
- the obgE gene encoding GTPase ObgE, translating into MFTDNAKIYIQSGKGGDGHVSFRRELFVPAGGPDGGDGGRGGDIIFEVYDGLNTLTDFRHVRKYVAQNGEPGGKKRCHGADGKDLVIRVPEGTVIRDAESGKIIADMSGENRRMIVLRGGKGGVGNMHFATATMQAPNYAKPGQAGKGLFVRLELKVIADVGLVGFPNVGKSTLLSRVSNAKPEIANYHFTTLRPHLGVVDLDDGEGFVMADLPGLIEGASEGVGLGYDFLRHVERTKVLVHVVDAAATEGRDPVEDVRRIQHELEKYDASLLARPQIIAANKIDSIQIEEGEENPIDRLRAAFPEIPLYPISGVTGEGIRALTYGILEILRGMKREITVFEPEMEISYDYDRNLPYTIERDGAVFVVEGPRIEKMLGYTNLESEKGFNFFQGFLKDSGILEDLEKAGIQDGDTVRMYGHEFDYYK; encoded by the coding sequence ATGTTTACAGATAACGCCAAAATTTATATTCAATCCGGCAAGGGCGGCGACGGCCATGTCAGCTTTCGACGCGAACTCTTTGTTCCGGCAGGCGGTCCCGACGGCGGAGACGGCGGCAGAGGCGGCGATATTATCTTTGAAGTCTATGACGGTTTGAACACCCTGACAGACTTCCGCCATGTCCGAAAGTATGTTGCACAGAACGGAGAGCCCGGCGGCAAAAAGCGCTGCCACGGTGCGGACGGCAAAGATCTGGTCATTCGGGTCCCGGAGGGAACCGTGATTCGCGATGCAGAGAGCGGCAAGATTATCGCGGATATGTCCGGTGAGAACCGCAGAATGATTGTGCTTCGCGGCGGTAAGGGCGGGGTCGGCAATATGCACTTTGCAACCGCAACCATGCAGGCACCGAACTACGCGAAACCGGGTCAGGCAGGCAAGGGGCTCTTTGTGCGCTTAGAGCTCAAGGTCATTGCGGACGTTGGTCTGGTCGGGTTTCCGAATGTCGGAAAATCCACCCTGCTGAGCCGTGTCAGTAACGCAAAGCCCGAGATTGCCAACTATCATTTTACGACCCTGCGCCCGCATCTCGGCGTCGTTGACCTCGACGACGGCGAAGGCTTTGTGATGGCGGATCTTCCGGGGCTCATTGAAGGAGCTTCGGAGGGCGTGGGACTCGGCTACGATTTCCTTCGTCATGTGGAGCGCACCAAGGTTCTGGTCCATGTGGTGGATGCTGCCGCAACCGAAGGAAGGGATCCGGTCGAAGACGTGCGCCGCATACAACACGAGCTGGAAAAATACGATGCTTCACTGCTTGCGCGCCCGCAGATCATTGCGGCAAACAAGATTGACAGCATACAGATCGAAGAGGGCGAAGAAAATCCGATTGACCGCCTGCGCGCTGCTTTTCCGGAGATTCCACTCTACCCGATTTCCGGTGTCACCGGCGAGGGCATACGCGCGCTGACCTACGGTATTCTTGAAATCCTTCGCGGTATGAAGCGTGAAATCACCGTCTTTGAGCCGGAGATGGAAATCAGCTATGATTACGATCGCAATCTGCCCTATACGATAGAGCGGGACGGTGCGGTCTTTGTCGTGGAAGGCCCGCGCATCGAAAAGATGCTCGGCTATACCAATCTGGAGTCGGAGAAGGGCTTCAACTTCTTCCAGGGCTTCTTAAAGGACAGCGGCATACTGGAGGATCTCGAAAAGGCAGGTATTCAGGACGGCGATACCGTGCGCATGTACGGCCACGAGTTTGATTATTACAAATAA
- the rpmA gene encoding 50S ribosomal protein L27, whose translation MFTMNLQLHAHKKGVGSTKNGRDSESKRLGAKRADGQFVLAGNILYRQRGTHIHPGVNVGRGGDDTLFATADGIVKFERWGKYRKKVSVYPKAEAAE comes from the coding sequence TTGTTCACGATGAACCTTCAGCTGCATGCTCATAAGAAAGGTGTCGGCTCGACCAAGAACGGTCGTGATTCCGAGTCCAAGCGCCTTGGCGCGAAGCGGGCAGACGGTCAGTTTGTTTTGGCCGGCAATATCCTTTACAGACAGAGAGGCACGCACATTCATCCGGGCGTCAATGTCGGCAGAGGCGGCGATGATACCCTGTTCGCAACGGCGGACGGTATTGTGAAATTCGAGAGATGGGGCAAGTACCGCAAGAAAGTTTCTGTCTACCCGAAGGCAGAGGCTGCTGAGTAA
- a CDS encoding ribosomal-processing cysteine protease Prp, with the protein MIEVEILRDKSGRAVGIRSLGHADYADSGFDIICAAVSALELNFANSVAELTDAKFETHFGEEEGSFDFVLLGKRNENAELLLKSLLLGYAAIRQEYGSEYLLIKDQEV; encoded by the coding sequence ATGATAGAAGTTGAAATTCTGCGCGACAAGAGCGGCAGGGCAGTGGGAATCCGCTCCCTCGGTCATGCGGACTATGCCGACAGTGGTTTTGATATCATCTGTGCGGCGGTCTCTGCGCTGGAGCTCAATTTTGCAAATTCTGTCGCTGAGTTGACAGATGCAAAGTTCGAGACGCACTTCGGCGAGGAGGAAGGAAGCTTTGACTTCGTGCTCTTGGGCAAACGTAACGAAAACGCCGAGCTTCTGCTAAAGTCGCTCCTTTTGGGATATGCGGCCATTCGGCAGGAATACGGCAGTGAATATTTATTGATCAAAGATCAGGAGGTGTAA
- the rplU gene encoding 50S ribosomal protein L21 — MYAIIATGGKQYKVSEGDIIRVEKLGVEAGQKVTFDQVLAVNNGELTVGAPTVSGASVSATVLREAKAKKVIVYKYKAKLGYHKKNGHRQLFTQVKIDKINA; from the coding sequence ATGTACGCGATTATTGCGACTGGCGGGAAGCAGTATAAGGTATCGGAAGGTGACATCATTAGGGTTGAAAAGCTTGGCGTTGAAGCAGGACAGAAGGTTACGTTTGATCAGGTTCTTGCTGTCAACAACGGCGAGCTGACTGTCGGTGCACCCACGGTGTCCGGCGCAAGCGTGAGCGCAACCGTGCTGAGAGAGGCAAAGGCGAAGAAGGTCATTGTCTACAAGTACAAGGCGAAGCTCGGCTATCACAAGAAGAACGGCCACAGACAGCTTTTCACGCAGGTGAAGATCGATAAGATCAATGCCTAA